The sequence below is a genomic window from Tubulanus polymorphus chromosome 1, tnTubPoly1.2, whole genome shotgun sequence.
aaaacgtgaactaacacaatactcgcttgccaaaGTCTCCGTACGGCTTACTGGTCAAACTAtttaccgatttgcgggccggattccgagAAAATTCTCGTACTCTTAGGACGGCAGTGAAACTACTCAACTTACAATCTATAATAGAATTAGTTCTAAAAGAGTAAATTTGTTCCAGATTTGTTTAAGAGAGGGCGACGGATGTACTATCATTTTCTCACAATGTTATGGAAGTTAGAAAGTGGAAGTTTTGTCAATGCCTTAGATAGACGATCATTCAAACATGTTAATAATCTATTCTGTATATAGATACTACAAAGAAGTAAAGCACAGCAATGGCATTGTTTTTAATAAATAAAGATGTATTCCCATATATACAATAGATACATATCAATCATGCATTAGATTAGCACAGTCCCGAGCACCAAATCAATTGTTTTCCTAATTCCCGGTTTTAGTCGTCAGCAAAAGGTTTATCTGTAATGGAAGAAGAGACTTCAATTAGGAATTTGTCACTGCTCAATAGACATGAATTCATGATGAAGCACAAGATACCTGGTCATTTGATGGAGCTGCaattattaaaacatcatcatcTGCATACTGTTCAATTATCAACGTATTGAGTTGTTGAAAACTTTGTTGGACATTCAACTGAAAATGAGTTAAAAAGGCAACATAATTACATATTGTTCTTCAATTACCGCACTTCAATTGATTCAGAATCAGGATGAACCGAAACCTACTCTGATTGGCTTGAACAGGATGTATTCTGTATCCTTATTGGCTAGGTAAAGATTCATCGCACGAGCAATGATTGGCACTTTAGTTTTCAGCAGTTTGTAAGTTTCAGCTACGACATCGTGAAGCTTTTCTGGGTTGGCGAAAGGTTGAGATCTCAACGAAACATGAGGCGCATCTTTATCCTTAGCCATTTGCGTGATGACAACAGCCTAGAATTACGAAAGAATGCAAATACCGGTAAAAccagtaaaaataaaattcaataacCTCACCGCATTATTCTCACATGATCGCTGTTTTTACCTTGTTGAGAAACTGCTGCAGTGGACCTATAAACATATCGGTGCAGGTTCGAATGAATTCCTCGCAACTTTTCTTCAGCTGGTTGTCGACGTCACGTTTCGAGTCGACGAGGTGTTCAGTCACCTGTGGCGTTCCTTCTAACAGAAACTGCAGTAAAGCATTCGTCGCATTCATCGCAAATAATTTCGACCGCTTCTGTATCAGTCCAAAAGCAGCATCTtcaattagaatttgaaaacatatataagccatatgaaaataatacgaTTCTCGATTAAACCTAGACAAGTGCTCTTTTAAACAAACGGAAGATTTATTCGTTACCTTTGATTTTGCTGAAGTCTAGAGATGTCTCTTTAATGGCGAAGTCGATGTGAAATGGCGCAATTTGTTCTCTCAGTATGAGCAAATGTTTTATTAGGAATAGCAGCCCATCCACAACAGCctgaaataatgacaaatcTCAACTTACTCGGACATGCTATCATTTTGGAATAcatggaatcattttaatttttctgacTTCCTTCCCCTATCCTTAACTCGGACTCCGTTAACCTCAGACCAATTTTACCAGTCCCAGTTTGTCCGAGCTAggtgaggtttactgtattgaTACTTACCTTCTGTTTAGTGATTGTTTGACTGGCAGTGACTAGTGAGTGAACACATAAACTAAGAGCCTCCTGAGACAGACCTTGGAATGTAGTTTTCTGCACAAGAGAATAAGATAATAGATATTAcataaagatgaaaaagtCGAGTTCGCAGCCTTAATCGTATCGCTTACATCGATGCATCTTGAAAGTTTCGAAAGACAAACGAGCGTTCTTCTAACAGTTGGGTACCACATGCCGTGAAGGTCAGCAGGTGACATCGGCATATTACTCACAGATCCTCTATCTacagaaataatcaaaacatGGTTATTTTCAGCATGGTTTTATCTAAACCAAAGATCGGACTCAAAGTCAGTGATTCGTACTAACCTGATACAGGAGACATTATACTAGATCGACCATTCGTTAGATTACTGGTACCATTCTCTTCAAAAACCTCCGGCATTATTTCAGCTGCATTAGCATTGATCGTGGCAACTTCTTGGCTATTCAGAGACATGTTTGAATTCGTTCTCGAAAGCTGCCTGTCCTTTTTCAAACTCTCAGCGATACTCTTAAACGAAATAAACAGTTAACAGAGTAACAAAAAATATCACGGGAATTAGATTCATTCTCAAATTCCTTCCACTATACTGACTTCCATCATCTCAAGTTTTTCAGGATAAGCCAGATCACCGGCTGCTGGTTTGTAGCCGAGAATATCACTTTTGATGTAGATGTACGTCCTGTATACGAGCCGTTCTTGAACATCTTCGAGCATTTGTGAGCAGATCGTTTCGAATGAAGTCAGTTGATTTGCTGGAAATAACAAGAAGAATCTATTTACTAATAgcaattgaaaatcattgaaCGTAACCTCATCGCTTATGAACACTTACGATTGTTAGAAACATGTTCATCTAACATTTCAACCTACAAGACAAAGTTCTGGATCTGTCAGTTGACAATTGAAATGCAAATACGGTTTTCATAACAAAATGAAACGTTTATTCAACAATGAATAAAGAATGGCAagcatttatttgaaaaaatttataaCCGTAACCATACATGAAGTACATAACttaaaagaaagacaaacccAATATTTCAACTACCTACGTGGGGTAAATAATTCAACCTTGACATAAATATTGAACATATACATCTCGATACATTCATACAGTACCATTAAGTGAAAGAGGTGGTCAATAAACATAAACAGTGTATTTAACATTTAGTGAGGGCTAGCATGCTGAACTTCACAGGAACGAGTAAACCCAGGGGCATGTGGTATTCTGTGCTATAAACTCCAAACTCTAACTAGacgacaatttgatgaaactTCCGAAATTTCTCTAGAAATTATTTGGATTTTATGACACATTTGTTCTTAACtttgattaaaactaataCCCTAGAAAGATCTGGAGATGGGGACTGACTTTCGCTGTGCATCTGTAAGGATGAGACTCAGATATTTGTAAAGCAAAATCAGGTAAAAATCAAGTTTCCAAGTTGGAGAAAGACGTCTTTTTATATAAGTGACAGAAAAACAAGAAGTGTTAAGAATTAAGCAAATAAAATGACTTGAAAATTACATCAATGTACATGTAATTCTAATAGGTgattataacaaaaaaattaaaagtgaattatcaattgaaatgtagaactACAATTACATGTCAACCACCAAATAGACAGGGAGATAGCAATGAGTTTATCTGCAGGTAAATTTagctatttcattttcattgtaaATGTTTATCACTGATTTAATGCGTTTACATATGGAGTACTTTATCATATACGATTATCTTACCTTCAATATGCTGCATAGTTCTGATAAAGTCTCGAGgtgatttatatgaataattagAGGACGAAACACATCATATAACAGTGTACACAATCGTTGTAACATATGACTGCAAACAGATAATAGGAAAGATTATTCATGGTTTGATGCATAATGGACCGAAACGCTGGTTTTATGTAGTtgtcaatctgctgtctgtacccaaTCCTTCAGACGATCCCCATTTGAATGACAAAGTCTAGATGAACATATTTTTAACAAATGATGAATGTCTGTCTAAAATTCATAGTTAAGACATGACAcccttattcattttcaaagaaaaatgtCTGGGGTACTACCACAGGGGGCGATGCCTGGACGAACATGTTTTGGTAAAATGGTGAATGTCTGTCGAACGCCTGAGGGAGGTGTGTACAGACAGCAGGTTGATAGCTGCATTAATATCGATGTTAACTCACTCTAGCTGCATGGTATGTTCCGTGAAAAACTGATTATAAAGTTGATATTCGTCTTCACAAACGTGCACCAAAAATGCGCAGCCACTTCGCATCTGACAAGATaaaagaatagaaaataaCCTGTGTATCTTTGCTGAACAATTCCACAGGGTTTTTGGAAATTCTAAGAAGACTCTACACACCAGTGCGCAGTGATCTCTATTGTGTTTAGTAGCTAATTCAGCGACGGCTTGAGAAATGCTCGGACCGAGTAATGTTTCACGCTGAGAAAAATAACACTGGTGACAATCTGATAATAGCTGTTCATACCTGAAATAAGCGCCCAATGAAATAAGTAACGAGGGaggggcagcagatattttatGAGGGATGTCTGCCTTTCAGGTGGcagtaaaaatgaaaggaGTGATTGTGGAGAACTATAGAACTACTTACTCTGAGCTGACACCTCTACGTTGTTCCATTTGTTCCATCAGGGCTTTTACCCGAGGAGCGTTTGTCCGAAATTTACCGTAAAATAATGTGAATGCGTTATCATCCGTACCAGTTATATCCTAGAAATCCGAGATTAAATCAGTTGTCAGGACTGTTAAATTCAAGATTGTACCTACATCCTCAGATTGAGCCATCGAGGATTGAATTTACCTTCCGTGGCATCGCGTTTAGAGTGGCATTTTGAAGGATGTTGACGACGTGAGTCTTAATGAGCGTTAATGCTTTCGACAGTGACTGCTTGAAACGTGCCAAATATACCGGAGATTCTTTATAACGAGGCTGAAAGTAAGAATCACACAAAAGATCGGTTCCAAATATATCTCATTTCTGGTGTTGTAGTCGTTTACATTGATGGTTACAATGACTTACATTTTTGTTTAGGTAAGCTATGCATTCGTCAATCCTGGATAGAGTCGGTACAAATGAATCACTTGTCACAGTCAGCGTAGGTGCACCCAGTCTCTGTGAAAAATACAgcattttttggtaatttatttcttattaaatGCCGTGAAAAATGATGGAAAGTACCGAGAAGATATCTTACACTGGTAATCTTGTccaattcattaaaatatgACAACTTGTTTTGGATGGTCTCAGCTTGGTTGACTAGTTTCGTCTGAAACAGAGAATTAAAGGTTTAGACTCGGTACGCAAAATGCTATGAAAAgtatttctaacattttacCTGTTCATCCAATAAGTGTTCACAAGCTTCGTGGAGCGCATTCGTTTTCGTTGAAACGTGTACGTATTGATTCATCAGTTCTTGCAGATGATCTAATGCAGTGGTAACTTCATTCAGTATCTGATCGCACTGCTCTCCGTAATCAGCTAACTGGTCCAAATAAAAACTACAAGAAAAAGGAAAGAGACAAATTAAAATACTTGTTGTTCATAGAGGACAAGCTGTTGGTCAAATATATATGATCCTACCCGTATTGCAAATCATCTTCAGTTTTCACCTTGTCCTCAATTTTCGAATACCAGAGGAAAAACTGTTGGGCATTCTCTATCGTTTGTTCTTCGATTTCTAAAGCAGCGAATCCCTTTGCTATGATATCGTCCTCCGACCCTGTCGTACCACTGGTGGTACTGGAATGTAGATTCGGCACACCAGGAAATTCATCAAGAGGCAACTGAAATTACAATATGCTGAGTTCAAGTACGATATGGATGATTGATTTCCATAGAAAATTAGTTAGAAAGCATAAAGCACTAATAAAGATTCACTTTCCAGGACCCAGACCTATGCCACAGTACAGAACGTACATTACAGATTGTGATGACATTTGACAGCCAgcaaacccggaagtaaaaatattaatatgttAACAGTTTTCGACTATTAAATGCCCTCATTATGTTACCTCAATTggtaattgtttatttccAACGTGACCAGTTAGCTCCAAGATTCCGTGTCTCTGTCGTTCAGTCAACGGAGCTTTAGGGGACGATTTGGCTTCCCAGGCGGAGAGTTTTTCTCTCAAAACCTTGTTCGAAATTGTAAACGTGTCAGCCATTTTTGTTTGGGCCCGGTTCCTACTCGGTTGCCGGTGCATACTTCGATTCGCTTGCGGCTAATTGTCTTTCATCGCAAATATCGTCCTTTAGAAAAAAACCTATTAAATTTGTATCACTTGCCGAAATAGGATGCCAACTTAAGAAAATTTTATCCTTCGATGTATTGCTTTGTAAATAGCAAATTACGGGATTCGAAACTGAACATCACAAACTTTGCGCCAATCATCGCTCAGAACGGACTGACGCACCATTGGCGCGAAAATGCGAATGCAAAGTTCTCACCGACTGGATTTATGTTTCATAGTGTATActtaaaaatcttttttaaatcaaaattataaaaaagCGAATGCACAAGTTGAATCACTTACCATCATGCAGATTCCCGATTAGCGTGCTCTTGACCATTCTCTTTGTTGACGTCAGTTTTACAGTATCATTTCTTTTTACAGAGTATTTTCCCTATTACAACTCTTTGTTGACATCCATCAATTTTAAAGTATTATATCTTTTTACGAAGTGAAGTCTGTCTAAACATTGACTGGTTTCGTGAATCTAGATAGTACAGTTTTCCATGTGCGTGGGAAGTATCATCTTGGGCCGTACCAAACGCGTCGACTAATTATAGGCTGAGGAATTtggaatttagaaaaaaagggAATGGGTTGGGTTTCAAAAAAGCGTATATCCCGTATATCGGAGGGACAAATAAAATTACGTACAgtcataattttgataataaacgtAAATATGGATGGAATTTCCGGGAAAACGATATTTGGAGGTTGAGACCCATGAAGTTTCGAAGGTTCGGGGTATTTGGAGGTCGGTGAGTCTATCTGGTAGACCAGGTAGCGTGCGGGAACGAGTTACCGAACTGAGGATCGAATGCATCTCGGATTATCTGGAGACACTAGTAACTTGTAAAGGATCTTGTGGTCAGGGAGGTCGGGCTATTAGTAGATCGGCTATGTGGAGGATTGTGGTATCAGGGTATTGGAGGAGGGAGGATGGTGGTGATATTTGGTGGCAGATTTGGGTACCAGTACTAGTAGTCCTACTGGTATTGCCATTAGGCAGTCATCGCAGTCTAAGACGGCATATATTCCTGACACTGCAAGGCTGTCCCGCCTTCCCAACTCTCAATGTGCACAAAATACGACGCGCATTAGTAGGAGGGAAGGAGTTTGGGCTTGGACTGAGGTTTATTACCGCAGTCCTATTGTTTTCCACTGTGCGGTGAGGATAACAGTACCCAGGGCCTCTCTTTAAGCCCCGGGTACGGCCTACCCATTGAATGGGCAAGTTCAAGGgtttttcaagaaatttatGCGTGAGCCTCAGCCCTCGCATCTTTGAAAAATCCTATATGAAAGCTTATCCCCCCACCAGAAATAAATGGGGGGAGAGGGGCAGTTCCCAGTGTTTCTCAAAGCTTGCAATGCTTTGATGACAAACCTGGGAACCGCCTCGTTCGCTTAAGTTCCCAGGGTTTTTATAATGATAAATGCATGAGCCACGGCCCGCATCTGAAAAACCCTGGGAACTTCTTGCCTCATTCAATGTGTAGGCTAAAATTGCAGTGTCAGAATTTTGCCGTCGATCTTGAGACAATCGAGCCGATTTGGTACTACCGGTAGGGTACCAGTTGATAGATTCCCGTATAGAAGTATTAGTAAAGATGGGATTGGGAGGGTATATAGAAAGAAAGTTCATTTCAAGAAATCGTTTGAAGATGGGAAGTTTGGGATTGATAAAGTGCTTGAGGTTAATGCGGGGATGGGGAGGGGCTGACTACAAACAGGAATCAACTGTCCGATATAGGTTTCTAAATGGAAACACACGCCTCCGTGCATTAGGAATGGCCAGATAGCTACCAGCAGTGGGTTTTATATGGATGATGATGTACGAATCCCGGATTTGGGATAAATAGATTGGGGTAATCTTGGACGGAAGAGGATTGTTGGGATCTAGAACGAAAACCATGGATATGAAACAATAGATTGCAAGGCAAGGCTGACATACAACCAGACACTACGTAGCCTATGTTGATAAATGAACATCAGTGAGCCAAAGtttcatttcagtttgatTGGAAAGTTAGATAGGAGAATTTCTGACACAAGTTGATTATTTATTGTGATAGGTGGAAGATTGGGAAGTTTCAATGTGTATTATTTTGAATACGGGAATTTTGTTGCAAGTTTAATTATGGCCGTCAAGCAGCCATTGGTAAAGTTTCAAAATGGCTCATGGATGATGACAAAAATGACTACCAGTTAGTTTTTACATGAACCTGATTAAGATTagtcaaaaagaaaaacaatcaTTTAAAGATTGCGCAAGAAGCATTTGATAAAGCAGGAGCGGTGTGGCGGgtgtaagaaaaaaaaccgGAAATTTTGGAAAGAGATGGGGCGTAATCTGATCAGGTATCAATGTACAAATAACGTGGCTGAAAAACATCCATTGGTTGCTTTTGAAATTGCCACTATTCGTGTATGATGACAAGAAGGCTACCTGTAAGCTGTGATTTTAATTATTTGCAAATTATTTCGGAGaatgatttgaaagtgacCACGCGTTTGGCAGGCGATCTGTACAGATATGTAAATACATCAGGATAACTGCACcaaatttacataattatTTGCAATATTTTACATTATTCGTGAAATCCACTGCACCATAAATAATGCATGAGATCACCCGAAAATCTAAGTATTTGCGTTCATGCCCATGCTTGTGATCCATACTTAACCCTTGAATGAGTGTTCCCACTCTGTCTCGGAGAGCAACACAAAAACTGGCCATTAGATATAAGTATTGACTTTACCATCGATGTATggatcacctgatacttttctacAAGTCGATCGTTTAGATTTTCGAGGACACATACGTAAGTTTGTACgaaatttcattattatcgGTTTAGACAGACCAGGGAGGTCTCTCGCACCTCCCAACATACATTGCGTACTGTACATCATTTGTGATGATGGATGCCGAAACAAGTTAACAAACATTGGTCACGCTCCTGATAGAGTGTGATAGGGTACCCTAGTACTTTGATTACTTTCATGAACAACTTATTCCGAATACATGATCTTAAGCTTTGCGAACTTTGCAAAATTAGGAAAACATTTTGTTGCGTATCATTATTGAACTCGTGGATACGTGAGTTCGAGAAAATTTGAGACAGTTTCCTCCTGATACATGATCGTTGCGTCACATATAGCACTTTAGTTAGTTTTTCAAGGCGACGACTTTTTCCACTTCGGAACATAGGAAAATGGTCTCCAAATGGTGGAGCATCATAATCCCTGAGTCATGTATGATACGCGAGACTATCGCGGGTAGATATGTAATAAACCGGCCCGTGGTTTGAAAAATTACCCCTTTTACATTACGTACTCACATATCATATAATACTTCTTTTCGTAGG
It includes:
- the LOC141904587 gene encoding conserved oligomeric Golgi complex subunit 3-like, with the protein product MADTFTISNKVLREKLSAWEAKSSPKAPLTERQRHGILELTGHVGNKQLPIELPLDEFPGVPNLHSSTTSGTTGSEDDIIAKGFAALEIEEQTIENAQQFFLWYSKIEDKVKTEDDLQYGFYLDQLADYGEQCDQILNEVTTALDHLQELMNQYVHVSTKTNALHEACEHLLDEQTKLVNQAETIQNKLSYFNELDKITSRLGAPTLTVTSDSFVPTLSRIDECIAYLNKNPRYKESPVYLARFKQSLSKALTLIKTHVVNILQNATLNAMPRKDITGTDDNAFTLFYGKFRTNAPRVKALMEQMEQRRGVSSEYEQLLSDCHQCYFSQRETLLGPSISQAVAELATKHNRDHCALMRSGCAFLVHVCEDEYQLYNQFFTEHTMQLDHMLQRLCTLLYDVFRPLIIHINHLETLSELCSILKVEMLDEHVSNNPNQLTSFETICSQMLEDVQERLVYRTYIYIKSDILGYKPAAGDLAYPEKLEMMESIAESLKKDRQLSRTNSNMSLNSQEVATINANAAEIMPEVFEENGTSNLTNGRSSIMSPVSDRGSVSNMPMSPADLHGMWYPTVRRTLVCLSKLSRCIDKTTFQGLSQEALSLCVHSLVTASQTITKQKAVVDGLLFLIKHLLILREQIAPFHIDFAIKETSLDFSKIKDAAFGLIQKRSKLFAMNATNALLQFLLEGTPQVTEHLVDSKRDVDNQLKKSCEEFIRTCTDMFIGPLQQFLNKAVVITQMAKDKDAPHVSLRSQPFANPEKLHDVVAETYKLLKTKVPIIARAMNLYLANKDTEYILFKPIRLNVQQSFQQLNTLIIEQYADDDVLIIAAPSNDQINLLLTTKTGN